One window from the genome of Metabacillus flavus encodes:
- a CDS encoding 3-hydroxyacyl-CoA dehydrogenase family protein, whose amino-acid sequence MGLTKIAVIGAGLMGSGIAQSLAMGGKRVKLYDSSKQSLKRAEDSIEKSLQRFVKAGTMNEEAVFTVMEHIHPVHDVWEAVKDAELVIEAVPESLSLKKLVFEEIDRLAPEEAILATNTSELSVTAIAAATSRPDKVLGMHWFNPAPVMRLIEIVQGEDTSPETIKAVEEVSQEIGKETVLVKDRQGFVTTRALTAHLLECIRMHEEGVANAKDIDKAIRLGLNYPMGPLELADLIGLDTMLFVSEGMTAAYGDRFLPPQSLRKMVEAGHFGRKTGKGFYTYTVQRETSKQ is encoded by the coding sequence ATGGGCCTTACAAAAATAGCGGTGATCGGGGCAGGGTTAATGGGAAGCGGCATTGCCCAGTCGCTTGCAATGGGAGGGAAACGGGTCAAACTCTATGATTCCTCCAAACAGTCTCTGAAAAGGGCAGAAGACTCTATTGAAAAAAGCCTGCAGCGCTTCGTTAAAGCAGGGACAATGAATGAAGAGGCTGTTTTCACGGTTATGGAGCATATTCATCCCGTTCATGATGTGTGGGAAGCCGTAAAGGATGCAGAGCTTGTCATAGAGGCGGTTCCGGAATCACTCTCATTAAAAAAACTAGTATTTGAGGAAATCGACCGGCTGGCGCCGGAGGAAGCCATTTTGGCCACAAATACATCTGAATTAAGTGTTACAGCGATTGCGGCTGCGACAAGCCGGCCGGATAAAGTACTCGGTATGCACTGGTTCAATCCTGCGCCGGTCATGAGGCTGATTGAAATTGTGCAGGGCGAGGATACATCACCTGAAACCATTAAAGCCGTTGAAGAGGTTTCACAGGAAATAGGGAAGGAAACGGTTCTCGTCAAGGATCGGCAGGGCTTTGTCACGACAAGGGCTCTTACTGCACATCTGCTGGAATGCATAAGGATGCATGAAGAAGGGGTGGCAAATGCCAAAGATATTGATAAAGCCATCCGATTGGGTCTGAACTATCCAATGGGACCGCTGGAGCTTGCCGATCTTATAGGACTTGATACGATGCTGTTCGTCAGCGAAGGAATGACCGCTGCCTACGGCGATCGCTTTTTGCCCCCTCAGAGTTTGAGAAAAATGGTTGAAGCAGGTCATTTTGGACGAAAAACGGGAAAAGGTTTTTATACTTATACTGTTCAAAGGGAGACGAGTAAGCAATGA